A genomic window from Silene latifolia isolate original U9 population chromosome Y, ASM4854445v1, whole genome shotgun sequence includes:
- the LOC141629124 gene encoding uncharacterized protein LOC141629124: MGKEVVENDAHVVTGTFLANSIPSFVLFDSGAIYFFISSEHSWTLELSTYEKIKDDVLIPSRELVKCQKVYRGVSILVREVMFSANLIDFSLGRFEIILGMDWLSAYRAHIDYYQKNVYERGPKGVRISYKGFLVIPKMKLISTITLKSCWGKGCPMILCYVWDTSVEAPSAIDIAVVNDLTDVFPDEIPGLPPKRDLYFSVELRPGMGPISKAPYLMRPKELEVLN, encoded by the coding sequence ATGGGAAAGGAAGTTGTAGAGAATGATGCTCATGTGGTTACTGGTACATTTCTAGCTAACTCAATAccatcttttgttttgtttgactcggggGCAATCTATTTTTTCATATCTAGTGAACATTCTTGGACCCTTGAGCTAAGTACCTATGAGAAGATAAAAGATGATGTCTTAATACCTTCTAGAGAGTTAGTTAAGTGTCAGAAAGTTTATAGAGGTGTGTCCATCTTAGTTAGAGAGGTTATGTTTTCTGCAAACCTAATAGACTTTTCATTGGGGAGATTTGAGATTATACTTGGAATGGATTGGTTGAGTGCATACAGAGCCCATATCGACTATTACCAAAAGAATGTGTATGAAAGGGGACCCAAGGGAGTTAGGATATCTTATAAGGGATTCCTGGTGATACCAAAGATGAAACTCATATCAACAATCACTTTAAAATCATGTTGGGGGAAGGGATGTCCGATGATATTATGCTATGTGTGGGACACAAGCGTTGAGGCACCGAGCGCGATAGATATAGCCGTGGTGAATGATTTGACCGACGTATTTCCTGATGAGATTCcgggtttaccaccaaagagagaTCTGTATTTTAGTGTGGAGCTAAGGCCTGGTATGGGGCCTATCTCTAAGGCTCCTTACCTTATGAGACCTAAAGAACTGGAAGTATTGAATTAA